One window of Deltaproteobacteria bacterium genomic DNA carries:
- a CDS encoding YHYH protein, whose amino-acid sequence MNLRPALAFLAATTLACGSSTSGSSASSGSSSSTSTSSTTSASSTSTGSTTASSSTSSGSSTASGSGSGTTGSTSASSGSGSSGGTTSSCPLTVDTSPTSTVTNGCTLLSRDTSSCQAARSAQGLSGAWLEFSCRVTLTKTTVNGKDVVTIATDSQPDYVSNYFATSSPCYAAFSPSFPDPNQISAQSLSINVPLAPDTTQTAMGLGPVGVAINGVAIFDNQAAPGDDIFQESGSFDQCQGHPAPGGVYHYHSEPYAISSADSELIGVLKDGYFVYGQLDADGSTPTLDAAGGHTGTTPDSPSTPVYHHHLNLQISTNTGTAGERVEFITTGTYAGTPG is encoded by the coding sequence ATGAACCTCCGGCCCGCCCTCGCCTTCCTCGCTGCCACCACCCTCGCCTGCGGCTCCAGCACCAGTGGCTCCAGCGCATCGAGCGGCTCGAGCTCATCGACGTCGACATCGTCCACGACGAGCGCATCGAGCACCTCGACCGGCTCGACCACGGCCAGCAGCTCGACGAGCTCCGGCAGCTCGACCGCGTCGGGGAGCGGCAGCGGCACGACGGGCTCGACGTCGGCCAGCAGCGGCTCCGGCTCCAGCGGCGGAACCACTTCGAGCTGTCCGCTGACCGTCGACACCTCGCCCACGAGCACCGTCACCAACGGCTGCACCCTGCTCTCCCGCGACACCTCCAGCTGTCAGGCCGCGCGCAGCGCACAAGGCTTGAGCGGCGCGTGGCTCGAGTTCTCGTGCCGGGTGACGCTCACCAAGACGACCGTGAACGGCAAGGATGTGGTGACCATCGCCACCGACAGCCAGCCGGACTACGTGAGCAACTACTTCGCGACGTCGAGCCCGTGCTACGCGGCGTTCAGCCCGTCGTTCCCGGACCCGAACCAGATCTCCGCGCAGTCGCTGAGCATCAACGTGCCGCTCGCGCCGGACACCACGCAGACCGCGATGGGACTCGGGCCCGTGGGCGTGGCGATCAACGGCGTGGCCATCTTCGACAACCAGGCCGCGCCCGGCGACGACATCTTCCAGGAGTCGGGCTCGTTCGATCAGTGCCAGGGCCACCCCGCGCCCGGCGGCGTGTACCACTACCACTCGGAGCCGTACGCCATCAGCTCGGCGGACAGCGAGCTCATCGGCGTGCTCAAGGACGGCTACTTCGTCTACGGCCAGCTCGACGCCGACGGCTCCACGCCCACCCTCGACGCCGCTGGCGGCCACACCGGAACCACGCCCGACAGCCCGAGCACGCCCGTGTATCACCACCACTTGAACCTGCAGATCTCGACCAACACGGGCACCGCAGGCGAGCGCGTGGAGTTCATCACCACGGGCACCTACGCGGGGACGCCGGGATGA
- the ccoG gene encoding cytochrome c oxidase accessory protein CcoG, with the protein MNAPVRQLGSALTSQSLRPDGKRVKLHPAESAGRYTGLQRWLYPVLILVYAALPWIRFHGEPLVFVDIEHRHFFFFGLAFNSSDFYLAFFVVSGIGFALIVLSALVGRVWCGYACPQTVFLEGVARRIETLVEGRPGARVARERGPWTAGRAARFGLKHFLFVLSAFLIANIFISYFASLDQVLRMARRPPLENWGAFLWMAAITGIIYFDFAWFREQICVVICPYGRLQSVLADRDTLIVGYDGLRGEPRARRGTVGAGDCVDCKRCVQVCPTGIDIRNGLQLECVGCAHCVDACNEVMLKIGRPAGLIRYDSQAGLEHKPRRFLRPRLAGYAVAMVAGLVALTLAVSGRSAFGASLARAQRAPYERVGDLVVNRFLLHVSNKGDAPRTLHLEYVLPTGARVEGAMVDVPLQGFEQREIPFVVESLPGQQGARSLTVRATDGSGAHVESTVVLLGG; encoded by the coding sequence GTGAACGCGCCGGTCCGCCAATTGGGGAGCGCGCTGACGAGCCAGTCGCTCCGGCCCGACGGGAAGCGCGTCAAGCTGCACCCCGCGGAGTCGGCTGGCCGGTACACCGGGCTGCAGCGCTGGCTCTATCCCGTGTTGATACTCGTCTATGCCGCGCTGCCGTGGATTCGCTTCCACGGCGAGCCGCTGGTCTTCGTGGATATCGAGCACCGGCACTTCTTCTTCTTCGGGCTCGCCTTCAACTCGAGCGACTTCTATCTCGCGTTCTTCGTCGTCAGCGGGATCGGCTTTGCGCTCATCGTGCTCAGCGCATTGGTGGGCCGGGTGTGGTGCGGCTACGCGTGCCCGCAGACGGTCTTTCTCGAGGGCGTGGCGCGCCGCATCGAGACGCTCGTGGAAGGACGGCCGGGCGCGCGGGTGGCGCGTGAGCGCGGGCCGTGGACGGCGGGTCGCGCCGCACGGTTCGGGCTCAAGCACTTCCTCTTCGTGCTGAGCGCTTTCCTGATTGCCAACATCTTCATTTCCTACTTCGCCAGCCTCGACCAGGTCCTCCGCATGGCGCGCCGGCCCCCGCTCGAGAACTGGGGCGCGTTCCTGTGGATGGCGGCAATCACGGGTATCATTTATTTCGATTTTGCATGGTTCCGGGAGCAGATCTGCGTGGTGATTTGCCCGTACGGGCGGCTACAGTCTGTCCTCGCCGACCGCGACACGCTCATCGTGGGTTACGACGGCCTTCGGGGTGAGCCGCGCGCCCGTCGCGGCACCGTGGGTGCGGGCGACTGCGTGGATTGCAAGCGCTGCGTGCAGGTCTGTCCCACCGGAATCGACATCCGCAATGGGTTGCAGCTCGAGTGCGTGGGCTGCGCGCACTGCGTCGACGCGTGCAACGAGGTGATGCTCAAGATTGGCAGGCCGGCCGGGCTCATTCGCTACGACTCGCAGGCGGGGTTGGAGCACAAGCCGCGGCGCTTCCTGCGGCCGCGCCTCGCTGGATATGCGGTGGCCATGGTTGCAGGGCTGGTGGCGCTCACCCTCGCGGTGTCGGGACGGAGCGCGTTCGGCGCCTCGCTCGCGCGAGCGCAGCGCGCGCCCTACGAGCGCGTGGGCGACCTGGTGGTGAACCGCTTCCTGCTCCACGTGAGCAACAAGGGCGACGCGCCGCGCACCCTGCACCTCGAGTACGTGCTGCCGACGGGCGCTCGTGTGGAAGGCGCGATGGTCGACGTGCCGCTGCAGGGCTTCGAGCAGCGCGAGATTCCGTTCGTCGTCGAGAGCCTGCCGGGCCAGCAGGGCGCGCGATCGCTCACGGTCCGCGCAACGGATGGCAGCGGCGCGCACGTGGAGTCGACCGTGGTGCTCCTGGGGGGATAG
- a CDS encoding cytochrome oxidase codes for MNAIPLMVFVSLMLVCGSLILFGYSVRHRDHQQAERLALLPFADEETPTTREQP; via the coding sequence ATGAACGCCATCCCCTTGATGGTCTTCGTGAGCCTGATGCTCGTCTGTGGGTCGCTGATCCTCTTTGGCTACAGCGTCCGCCACCGCGATCACCAGCAGGCTGAGCGCCTGGCCCTCCTGCCGTTCGCCGACGAAGAAACCCCCACCACCCGGGAGCAGCCGTGA
- a CDS encoding c-type cytochrome, producing MSDNPNPAPEYDGIQEEDNVLPRWWLATLFGAMVFAFGYWEYFHVYHLGELPLEHYQSEQAKKEGIKSDGDVSDESLLAMSKGPSAAKGAATFATTCVVCHGAKGEGKIGPNLTDNYWLHGGKPTDIYKTISNGWVMKGMPAWKPTLGPAKVQELTAYVLTLRNTNVPGRAPEGQEDKAEASPSAAPHAEVDVPRPVLAATVAPTP from the coding sequence ATGAGTGACAACCCGAATCCCGCGCCCGAGTACGATGGCATTCAAGAGGAGGACAACGTCCTCCCGCGCTGGTGGCTGGCGACACTCTTCGGCGCCATGGTCTTCGCATTTGGATATTGGGAGTACTTTCACGTCTACCATCTTGGCGAGCTGCCGCTGGAGCACTACCAGTCGGAGCAGGCCAAGAAGGAAGGCATCAAGTCCGACGGCGACGTGAGCGACGAGAGCTTGCTGGCGATGAGCAAGGGGCCCTCGGCGGCCAAGGGCGCAGCGACCTTCGCGACGACCTGCGTGGTCTGTCACGGCGCCAAGGGCGAAGGGAAGATTGGGCCGAATTTGACTGATAACTATTGGCTCCACGGTGGCAAGCCCACGGACATCTACAAGACCATCTCCAATGGCTGGGTGATGAAGGGGATGCCTGCCTGGAAGCCGACGCTCGGCCCCGCGAAGGTGCAGGAGCTCACCGCGTACGTCCTCACGCTGCGGAACACGAACGTTCCCGGTCGAGCGCCGGAAGGGCAGGAGGACAAGGCGGAGGCGAGCCCGAGCGCGGCGCCGCATGCCGAAGTCGACGTGCCCAGGCCGGTCCTCGCTGCCACGGTTGCGCCGACGCCGTGA
- a CDS encoding heavy metal translocating P-type ATPase metal-binding domain-containing protein, whose translation MPASICLHCKSPIATPDAPAGYCCVGCATVAQLLKQEGLERYYAFQGGATDAVVLPARPRDLAWLEAPLAAARASAASGPVRLTLDVQGIRCSACVWLIEKLFKRLPGALDARVEPGVGRVHLTFEPATDVGAFVRELARFGYEAGPQLKDEADTSDATLTRLGICAALTLNTMVFSASFYFGLTPRDGLAFSLMRALTLLLSGAVVIVGGWEFFSRALRGLRRGLITFELPISMGMLLAYAGSLVMSSRQGDTFAYFDSVATFTTLMLVGRWLQRRVLVQNRRRLLADDGIAGLFARRLENGRVTTVPAARVERGDALLLPAGDLLVTAATLLDEKASFSFDWINGESVPRELAEGTRVPAGAFNASARALRLVAEEPFQGSALLPLLTAPEREGEPGSYGALLSWVGRAYVPAVLGLAATAFAIWIGHGLEPAVQSATAVLVVTCPCALGLAIPLAYQLAALRLRREGLFVVRESFLDRAARVRRVAFDKTGTLTLGTLRVANPSALQALTSDERAILYNLACRSAHPGSQCVVRALPADAQRFDPSLPIREVAGQGTELDGTLRARLGRSAGPRGDRVSFEVNGELRAELELEEQLRADAVAEVSRLQAAGVDVAILSGDAPERVARVARALGVPRDRAVGGLSPEGKAAWLREHHGDRDTLLVGDGINDALAIDQALCSGTPAIDRPTLAARADFYFLTPGLACIREALEVTQRLRRTTRTILVFALGYNALALGMSMLGRVSPLSAAVAMPASSLLILLYTLRASRVIRALASPSHPPAPAGISEAHA comes from the coding sequence GCGACCGCGCGACCTGGCCTGGCTCGAGGCACCGCTGGCGGCAGCGCGCGCCTCGGCCGCGTCCGGACCGGTGCGGCTCACCCTCGACGTCCAAGGCATCCGCTGCAGCGCCTGCGTGTGGCTCATCGAGAAGCTCTTCAAGCGCCTCCCGGGGGCGCTCGACGCGCGCGTGGAGCCTGGCGTGGGTCGCGTGCACCTCACGTTTGAGCCTGCGACCGACGTGGGTGCGTTCGTGCGCGAGCTCGCGCGCTTCGGCTACGAGGCCGGACCGCAGCTCAAGGACGAGGCAGACACCTCCGACGCCACGCTCACCCGGCTCGGTATCTGCGCGGCGCTCACGCTGAACACCATGGTGTTCAGCGCGTCGTTCTACTTCGGGCTCACGCCGCGCGATGGCCTCGCCTTCTCGCTGATGCGCGCGCTCACCCTGCTGCTCAGCGGCGCGGTGGTGATCGTGGGTGGCTGGGAGTTCTTCTCGCGCGCGCTGCGTGGGCTCCGGCGCGGCTTGATCACCTTCGAGCTCCCCATCTCCATGGGGATGCTGCTCGCGTACGCGGGCTCGCTGGTGATGAGCAGCCGCCAGGGCGACACCTTCGCCTACTTCGACTCCGTGGCCACGTTCACCACGCTCATGCTCGTGGGGCGCTGGCTCCAGCGCCGGGTGCTGGTGCAGAACCGTCGGCGGCTGCTGGCCGATGACGGCATCGCGGGGCTCTTCGCGCGACGGCTCGAGAACGGCCGGGTGACGACGGTCCCCGCCGCAAGGGTGGAGCGCGGCGACGCGCTGCTGCTGCCTGCCGGCGACTTGCTGGTGACCGCCGCGACCCTGCTCGACGAGAAGGCGTCGTTCTCCTTCGACTGGATCAATGGCGAGTCGGTGCCGCGCGAACTGGCCGAAGGCACGCGCGTTCCCGCGGGCGCGTTCAACGCTTCGGCACGCGCGCTGCGGCTGGTTGCGGAGGAGCCCTTCCAGGGCTCCGCGCTGCTTCCGCTGCTCACTGCGCCCGAGCGCGAGGGTGAGCCCGGTTCGTACGGCGCGCTGCTCTCGTGGGTCGGCCGTGCCTACGTGCCCGCAGTGCTCGGCCTCGCGGCGACGGCGTTTGCGATCTGGATTGGCCACGGCCTCGAGCCGGCGGTGCAGTCGGCGACGGCGGTGCTGGTGGTGACCTGTCCGTGCGCGCTGGGCCTCGCCATTCCGCTCGCGTACCAGCTCGCGGCGCTGCGGCTGCGGCGCGAGGGGCTCTTCGTGGTTCGCGAGTCGTTCCTCGATCGAGCCGCGCGCGTGCGTCGCGTGGCCTTCGACAAGACCGGCACGCTCACCCTCGGCACGCTGCGCGTGGCCAATCCGTCCGCGCTGCAGGCGCTCACGAGTGACGAGCGGGCCATTCTGTACAACCTCGCGTGCCGCAGCGCGCACCCCGGGAGCCAGTGCGTGGTGCGCGCGCTGCCCGCCGATGCCCAACGCTTCGACCCGTCGCTGCCGATCCGGGAAGTGGCAGGGCAGGGCACGGAGCTGGATGGCACGCTGCGCGCGCGCCTTGGACGCAGCGCCGGTCCGCGCGGTGATCGCGTGAGCTTCGAGGTGAACGGGGAGCTGCGCGCCGAGCTCGAGCTGGAAGAGCAGCTCCGCGCGGACGCCGTCGCCGAGGTGAGCCGGCTTCAGGCCGCAGGCGTCGACGTGGCCATCCTCAGCGGCGACGCGCCCGAGCGCGTGGCCCGCGTGGCGCGCGCCCTCGGCGTCCCACGGGACCGCGCGGTCGGCGGCCTCTCGCCCGAGGGGAAGGCCGCGTGGCTGCGCGAGCACCACGGCGACCGCGACACGCTGCTCGTGGGCGACGGCATCAATGACGCGCTCGCCATCGACCAGGCGCTCTGCAGCGGCACCCCGGCCATCGACCGACCCACGCTCGCCGCGCGCGCCGACTTCTACTTTCTCACCCCGGGCCTGGCCTGCATTCGCGAGGCGCTCGAGGTGACGCAAAGGCTGCGTCGCACCACGCGAACCATCCTGGTTTTTGCGCTGGGCTACAACGCGCTGGCGCTGGGCATGTCGATGCTGGGGCGCGTCTCACCGCTCTCGGCCGCGGTGGCCATGCCTGCGAGCTCGCTGCTCATCCTCCTCTACACGCTGCGCGCCTCCCGCGTGATCCGCGCGCTGGCATCACCCTCGCATCCCCCCGCGCCTGCGGGAATCTCGGAGGCGCACGCATGA
- the ccoN gene encoding cytochrome-c oxidase, cbb3-type subunit I — MSTAATTTTITYDDAVVRKFALATIVWGAVAMLVGLFIASQLAFPQLNFGLSFLSFGRLRPLHTNAAIFAFVGNMMFAGIYYSTQRLLKTRMPSDFLSNLHFWGWQLIIVAAAVTLPLGISQAKEYAELEWPIDLAVVLIWVTFAINFFWALGVRREKNLYVAIWFYISTIVTIAVLYIVNNLALPIGAGKSYSLYSGVQDALIQWWYGHNAVAFFLTTPILGIMYYFLPKAAERPVYSYRLSIIHFWALVFMYIWAGPHHLLYTALPDWAQSLGMVFSLMLWAPSWGGMLNGLLTLRGAWDRVRADPVLKFFVAALTFYGMATFEGPLLSIKSVSALAHYTDWIIGHVHSGALGWNGFMAAGLLYWLVPRLWNTKLKSVGLANAHFWTATLGILIYVVSMWISGISQGLMLKATTPDGALAYPSFVETLIAIRPLYITRALGGTLYLAGYLVMAYNLVATIRSGKAVDAQVTVVEEPAVPGPSWKELLGSRPIAIIFTGLFVLIGLGITDKVTNAIYVGAGLGVALLVGVTVLKSGGGDALGKSAWHRMLEGKPLIFVTFVLIAVLIGGVAELVPTLVLNHKLPEGTRPPAPYTALELQGRDLYIREGCYNCHSQMIRPLPGDTARYGEPSTIADSFYDHPFQWGSKRTGPDLARVGGKYPNLWHLEHLKDPRAITPGSNMPSFAWMVDKELDLTNTTKKLNAMRTLGVPYTSDQVSGGNVDLERQAKEITADLAKTGNDVKWNSEMVALIAYLQRLGKAPPVDDAAKVSLATPGGL; from the coding sequence GTGAGCACCGCCGCCACAACGACGACCATCACCTACGACGACGCCGTCGTCCGCAAGTTCGCGCTGGCCACCATCGTCTGGGGCGCGGTGGCCATGCTGGTGGGCCTCTTCATCGCCTCGCAGCTCGCCTTCCCGCAGCTCAACTTCGGGCTGAGCTTCCTCTCCTTCGGGCGGCTGCGGCCGCTGCACACCAACGCGGCCATCTTCGCGTTCGTGGGCAACATGATGTTCGCGGGTATCTATTACTCCACGCAGCGGCTGCTGAAGACGCGCATGCCGAGCGACTTTCTCTCCAATCTGCACTTCTGGGGCTGGCAGCTCATCATCGTGGCCGCCGCGGTGACCCTGCCGCTCGGCATCTCCCAGGCCAAGGAGTACGCCGAGCTCGAGTGGCCCATCGACCTCGCGGTGGTGCTCATCTGGGTGACGTTCGCCATCAACTTCTTCTGGGCGCTCGGTGTGCGCCGCGAGAAGAATTTGTATGTGGCGATCTGGTTCTACATCTCGACCATCGTCACCATCGCGGTTCTGTACATCGTGAACAACCTGGCGCTGCCCATCGGCGCAGGCAAGAGCTACTCGCTCTACTCGGGCGTGCAAGATGCGCTCATTCAGTGGTGGTACGGCCACAACGCCGTGGCGTTCTTCCTTACCACGCCCATCCTGGGAATTATGTACTACTTCCTGCCGAAGGCAGCGGAGCGCCCGGTCTATTCCTATCGATTGTCGATCATCCACTTCTGGGCGCTGGTGTTCATGTACATCTGGGCGGGGCCGCACCACCTGCTCTACACCGCGCTTCCAGACTGGGCGCAGTCGCTGGGCATGGTCTTCAGCCTCATGCTCTGGGCGCCGAGCTGGGGCGGCATGCTCAACGGGCTGCTCACGCTCCGCGGCGCCTGGGATCGCGTGCGCGCCGACCCGGTTCTCAAGTTCTTCGTGGCCGCGCTGACCTTCTATGGAATGGCGACGTTTGAAGGCCCGCTGCTCTCCATCAAGAGCGTGAGCGCGCTCGCGCACTACACCGACTGGATCATCGGCCACGTGCACAGCGGCGCCCTGGGCTGGAACGGCTTCATGGCCGCGGGCCTGCTCTATTGGCTGGTGCCGCGGCTCTGGAATACCAAGCTCAAGAGTGTGGGCCTGGCCAACGCGCACTTCTGGACCGCCACGTTGGGCATTCTCATCTACGTCGTGTCGATGTGGATCAGCGGCATCTCCCAGGGCCTGATGCTCAAGGCCACCACGCCCGACGGCGCGCTCGCCTATCCGAGCTTCGTGGAGACGCTGATCGCCATCCGCCCGCTGTACATCACTCGGGCGCTCGGCGGCACGCTCTACCTCGCCGGCTACCTGGTCATGGCCTACAACCTCGTGGCCACGATTCGCAGCGGCAAGGCGGTCGATGCGCAGGTGACGGTCGTGGAGGAGCCCGCAGTGCCTGGGCCGTCGTGGAAGGAGCTGCTCGGGTCGCGTCCCATCGCGATCATCTTCACGGGCCTCTTCGTGCTCATCGGACTGGGGATTACCGACAAGGTGACGAACGCCATCTACGTGGGCGCGGGCCTTGGCGTCGCATTGCTCGTCGGGGTGACGGTACTCAAGAGCGGCGGCGGCGACGCGCTTGGAAAGAGCGCCTGGCACCGCATGCTCGAGGGCAAGCCGCTCATCTTCGTGACCTTCGTGCTCATCGCCGTGCTCATCGGCGGTGTGGCCGAGCTCGTGCCCACCCTGGTGCTCAACCACAAGCTGCCCGAGGGAACGCGGCCGCCCGCGCCGTACACCGCGCTCGAGCTGCAGGGCCGTGATTTGTATATCCGCGAGGGTTGTTACAACTGCCACTCACAAATGATTCGCCCGCTGCCGGGCGACACCGCGCGCTACGGTGAGCCGAGCACCATCGCGGACTCGTTCTACGACCACCCCTTCCAGTGGGGCTCCAAGCGCACCGGTCCGGACCTCGCGCGCGTGGGCGGCAAGTACCCCAACCTCTGGCACCTCGAGCACCTGAAGGACCCGCGTGCGATCACGCCGGGCTCGAACATGCCGTCGTTCGCGTGGATGGTCGACAAGGAGCTCGACCTCACGAATACGACTAAAAAGTTGAACGCGATGCGCACGCTCGGGGTGCCCTACACCTCGGACCAGGTGTCGGGTGGAAACGTCGACCTCGAGCGCCAGGCCAAGGAGATCACGGCCGACCTCGCCAAGACCGGCAACGACGTGAAGTGGAACTCGGAGATGGTGGCGCTGATTGCCTACCTGCAGCGGCTCGGCAAGGCGCCGCCGGTCGACGACGCCGCCAAGGTGTCGCTCGCCACGCCCGGAGGACTGTGA